In the Streptomyces sp. NBC_00193 genome, ACACCGCCGCCCTCGAACGCTCCGCCGCCGCCAACGCGTCACGGGTCTCCCCGAGTCCGGCTTCCGCCGCCGCCAGCTCGGCCCGCGCCTCCTCGTACTCCCCCGGCCCGGAGCCGGAGCCGGAGGCAGCACCCTCACCCGCCCCCGGGGACTCCTCCCCGACCTCCTCCGCCAGCGTCTCGTACTCCTCGCGCGCTTCCTCGGCCCGCGCCCGCGCCCCGTCCCGCGCCACGACCAGCCGGTCGATCTCCGCCTGGGCCGCGCCCGCACGGGAGCGGGCCGCGCCGAGTCCGCCCCGTAGCCGCGCCAGCGCCTCGCGCCGGTCGGCGATGGCCCGCGCCACGTCCCGTAGCCGCCGTTCCTCGTCGGCCAGCGCACGCTCCAGCTCGGCGCGGTGGGCGACGGTGTCCTCCAGCGCCCGCGCGGCCGCCTCCATCGAGGCCGTCAGCTCCGCCTCCTGCTCGCGGATCCGCGCGGCCTCCCTCTCCATCTCGTCCGGGTCCCGGCCCGTCCGCTCCTCCCCGGCCGGCGCCGAGGCCGAGGTGACCCGGGCGTCCGCCAGCGACACCGTCCCGCGCACCCGTTCGGCGAGCTGCGACAGCTCGTACCAGGTCTGCTGCGCCCGCTGGAGCCGTGGCGCGAGTTCCCGTACGGCCTCCTCCAGTTCGGATTCCCGCCGCACGGCCGCCGCGAGCTGCGCCTCGGCGGCCTCCTTGCGTTCCTTCAGGGCCGCCTCGTCCGCGATCTCCGCGTCGAGCGCGCCCTTCAGCGTGACGAGGTCGTCGGCGAGCAGCCGCAGCCGTGCGTCCCGCAGGTCGGCCTGGATCACGGCCGCCCTCCGGGCCACCGCCGCCTGCCGCCCCAGGGGTTTCAGCTGCCGCTGCAGCTCGTTGCCCAGGTCCTGCACGCGCGCGAGATTGGCCTGCATCGCGTCCAGCTTCCGCAGCGCCTTCTCCTTGCGCTTGCGGTGCTTGAGCACCCCGGCCGCTTCCTCGATGAAGGCGCGGCGGCCCATGGGATCGGCGTGCAGGACGGAGTCCAGCTGGCCCTGTCCGACGATGACGTGCATCTCGCGGCCGATGCCGGAGTCGGAGAGCAGCTCCTGGATGTCGAGGAGGCGGCAGGTGTCGCCGTTGATCTGGTACTCGCTGCTGCCACCGCGGAACATGATCCGCGTGATGGTGACCTCGGCGTACTCGATGGGCAGCGCGCCGTCGGAGTTGTCGATGGTGAGCGAGACCTCGGCGCGGCCGAGCGGAGGGCGGCCGGTGGTGCCGGCGAAGATGACGTCTTCCATCTTCCCGCCGCGCAGGGACTTGGCCCCTTGTTCTCCCATGACCCAGGAGAGCGCGTCCACCACATTGGACTTGCCGGAGCCGTTGGGGCCCACGACACAGGTGATGCCCGGCTCGAAGCGCAGGGTGGTCGCGGAGGCAAAGGATTTGAAGCCGCGCAGGGTCAGGGACTTGAGGTGCACGCCGCCGGACTCTACCTTTCACGTTCGGTTTCGCCCATGAAGGTGCAGGGCACATCAGACGTTAAAGGAATGGGCCCCCCACCTGGCGCAACGCCGCCCGGCGGCCTTGTCCGAGGTGGGAAAGGCGGAAGGTAGAACGGCACGGAACGGAAAGAAAGAAGGGACGCCGAAGCGTCCCTTGCAGATCATGCAGTTCCGTTGATCGAGCGACGAGGGAGCGCGGATCAGGTGAGCGCAGGCTCCGCCTGGGGTACGTCGAGGTCGATGCTGTCGAGCAACGAGTCTCCGTGCTGTGCGGCGGCCGCGTTCAGAGCGTCGTTTTCGGACTGGATTCGTCCGAGCTCGGACTCGAGGTCCTGGACGCGCTGCTGAAGCCGTCGCATCTCGGCGAGGAGTCGCGGGTCGGAACCGCCGACGTAACCGAGAAGCGCCTTTGCCATGATGGATGGTCCTCCACACTGAGTGACCGACCGAAGCGGTGTGGGTCGTGAGGGAATCGCACCCGCGGATGTCCGGCAGCGACTGTCAGTCACTGCATCGATCTTTGGCTGACACTGTGTACTGCCAGCACTGCCAAACAGCTCAGGTGCGCGGGGCTTCCAGCGTCTCACCAAAAAGTTTGACGGTCAACACGATCACGCCCCGTATCGGCGGGCATCCCGGTCCCTGCAAGGGGCGTGGAGATCATCCTCGTCTCCGAGCCTTCCACGGATCCTCCGCTTCGGCAACGCGTCGACGACGAATGCGCAGTTCCGACCGCATGCGGACCATCCGGCGATGTGTTCAGTACATGATCAGTCGATCGCTCACCGGATCGCGAAACCGTCGTAGCCGCCGCGCGGTGTGCCCCAGATCTCTGTCACCCCGTCCACGTTCCCGGGCGTGTCGGCGCTGTGCAGCCACTCCAGGAGCCGGTGGCAATTCTCACGTTGACCTTCGGCCACCACCTGTACTCGCCCGTCGTCCAGGTTGAGCGCGAAGCCGATCAGTCCGCCGATCTCCATGGCGTTCGCCCTGGTGAACCAGCGGAAGCCCACTCCCTGTACACGGCCGCGCACCCAGGCGGTCATCCGCACATCTTCGTTCATGCCTGAACGCTAACCGGGCAAACAAATCCGGGTCACCGCACCCCCTCTCGCCATGGCGTACAGTCGCGCAGCAATGAGCTCACCCATTTGGGTGAGTAAAGGTTGATCTTGAAGTGCTTTGACGTGCTGCGAAGTGCCGTGAAGTGCTGATCCCGAACCCCAGGAAGGTGAGCCGCGATGGGACGCCACCGCCTCCACGCCGCGCCGCGCCCCGGCGGCAAGCGCCGCGTCGCCCTGCGAGGGGGTCTGCTCGGCGCATCCGTGGCCGTGGTCCTCGGCACGGCGGCCGTCACCACCGGCTTCGTCCCGGTCGGCTCCTCCTTCCCCTACGTAGGGGTCAAGACCGCGGGCTCCGACGCGAAGACCTCGGAGGCCGGGACCAAGGCCTCGCCGAGCCCCGGTAGCGCACTGGAGCAGCAGGGCGGCCTCGCCAACCTGTCCGGCCGGGCGCCCTCGGGCGTGAGCACCCCGTCCTCCCCGGCCCCTTCCGCTCCGTCCTCCCCGTCGGCCAGCCCTTCCCCTTCCCCGTCTCCCTCCACGGAGCCGGCGAAGACCCCGGTGGCGAGCCCGACCCCGACCCCGGTGAAGCCGAAGCCTTCCGCGCCGAAGACCTCCGCCCCCGCGGCCCCGCCCGCCCCGCCCGCGTCGGCCGGCCACTCCGCCGAGGAGGCTGCCGTACTGACCCTGGTGAACCAGGAGCGCGCGCAGGCGGGCTGCGGTCCGGTCCGGGCGAACCCGCCGCTGGCGGCACTGGCCGGAGCCTTCAGCAAGGACATGGCCGTCCGGGGCTTCTTCGACCACACGGACCCCGACGGCAACACCCCGTGGGACCGCGCCACCAAGGCCGGCATATCGGGGATGGGCGGCGAGAACATCGCCCGCGGCCAGGGCGACGCGGCGGCCGTGATGAAGGCCTGGATGAACAGCCCGGGCCACAAGGCCAACATCCTCAACTGCGAGTTCCGCACCCTGGGCGTCGGCGTGTACAACGCCGCCGGCGGCCCCTGGTGGACCCAGGACTTCGGCTTCTAGCAGCCCGAAACGGGCGGGGGCACGGTCGCGCGCGGCGGATATCGCCGCGCCCGACCGTGCCCCCGCCCGTTTCTCCGTACCGCACCCGTGCCGGGCGGGCAGCGCCCGGCACGCAGGCCGTACGTCAGCCGGTCAGACGGACGCCAGGGCGGCGCGGCCCGCGAGCAGGACACGGGTCTGCTCGGTGACGCGGCTGCCGAGGTGCTCGGCGGTGGCGATGTCGGCCTTGTGGACGAACTCGGGACCCTGGTCACCGTTGGACTGGGCGGTGGCGCCGTCGAAGAAGCCGAGGCGGTTGAGGTCGTTCTCGGAACCGGTGCTGGAGTTCCAGCCCGGCTTCAGGCCCAGGTTGACCCAGCTCATGCCGTGCTGCGAGGCCAGCGTCTGGAAGTAGTCGAGGGTGTTGCCCTTGTCGCCGGACTTGGACCCGGAGTTGGTGAAGCCCGCGGCGACCTTGTCCTGCCAGCCGGCGACGAACCAGATCTTCGAGGAGGCCTCGGCGAAGACGTGGAAGGCGCCGGAGGCGGTGCCCATGTAGGTCGGAGAACCGAAGATGATCGCGTCGGACGCGGTCAGGAGCGCCCACTTCTCTTCGTCGATCTCGTCGACCTTGATCATGTGCACGGTCGCACCGGCGTCGATGGCGCCGGCCTTGACGGCCTCGGCGATCACGGCGGTGTGGCCGTAGCCGGAGTGGTAGGCGATCGAGACGACGGGGGTGTACGTGATTCCGGACAAGACGGTCTCCCTCGGAAAACACCGTGGGGTACACGGCGTTGTGCGGCTGTGCGGCGTGATGCAACGACACCGAGGTAACCACTAACTTTTCGAAAGCGCAACCTGGATGGCTGGCGCTGTGCAGTAGTAGGCTGAAACCATGCAGACTCAAGGGTGTGGCGAGACCGAGGGCGACGGCGTGCCCGAACAGGCCTCCGAAGCGTTCGGTGCTTTCGACGTGTTTGCACGCACGTGCCCCTCCCGCGAGACGCTGGAACACGTCACGGGTCGCTGGGGAAGCCTCACGGTCGGTGCCCTGTCCAAGGGGCCGTGCCGGTTCAACGAGCTGCGCCGCCGCGTGGACGGCATCAGCGAGAAGATGCTCTCCCAGACCCTGCACGCGCTGGAGCGCGACGGCATCGTCAACCGGGAGGCGCAGCCGACGAACCCGCCGCGCGTCGACTACGAGCTGACCCCGTTCGGCGTGGCGGTCGCGGAGCGCGTGGACGCGCTCATAGGGCTGCTGGAGGGCAGCATGCCCTCGGTGCTCTCTTCCAGGTCCGCCTACGACGCCACGCGCGAAGGCCGCTGGCAGCGCGGGCAGAAGTAGCTCGACCGGTTCATCCAGGGGCGGCGGCGCATCGGAGTGCCGCAGCGACGGCAGGGCTCGTCCTCCCGCCCGTAGGCGTCGAGGGAGCGGTCGAAGTAGCCGGACTCGCCGTTCACGTTGACGTAGAGGCTGTCGAAGCTGGTGCCGCCGACGGCGAGGGCCTCGTTCATGACGTCACGGACATGGCCGAGGAGTTCCGTGCTCCGGGGGCGCGTGAGGGTGGCCGTGGGGCGCTCGTAGTGCAGCTTGGCGCGCCAGAGCGATTCGTCCGCGTAGATGTTTCCGACCCCGCTGATCAGCGACTGGTCGAGCAGTGCCCGCTTCACGGTGGTGCGCTTGGCGCGCAGCGCCAGGTGGTAGGCCGTCTCGTCGAACAGCGGGTCCAGGGGGTCACGCGCGATGTGCGCGATGACGTCGGGCAGCCCCTCCGCGCTGTCGGGGACGCAGGGGTGCAGGGACAGCCCGCCGAAGGTCCGCTGGTCGACGAAGCGCAGCTCCGTCCCGGCCCCGTCCCCGAACCGCACCCGGATGCGCAGGTGCTTCTCGTCGGGCGCCCCCTCGGGCTGCACGAGGAGCTGCCCGCTCATTCCGAGGTGCCCGAGCACGGAGTGCTCCCGGTCCTCCAGCGGCAGCCACAGGTACTTGCCGCGCCGCCTCGGCACCCCGAAGGTCTCCCCCGTGAGCCGCGCCGCGAAATCGGCGCCGCCGCCCTCGTGCCGGCGTACGGCGCGCGGATGCAGGACCTCGACGGCCGTCACGGTCCGCCCGGCCACCCAGCGCTCCAGCCCGCGCCGCACCACTTCGACCTCGGGCAGCTCGGGCACGGTGTTCCTCCGGAGGGTTCGGATCGGGCTCTCTCCCGCGAGCGTACCGACTTGCCCTGCGGGGCTCGTCCCCCACCCGGAATTCCCGAGGCGGACCGGCGCCAGTCGGCGCCAGTCGGCGCCCGCCGGCGCCCGGAAACGGGTCCGCCCCGCCACCTGCCGGAGCAGATGACGGGGCGGGGAGTCCCGGAAGAACGGGTCAGGCGTCCGGCGCCGGGTCGGCGGGGGTCGTCGCCCCGTCGTCCTCGGCCGGAGTGGCCGCGGTCCCGGCCGGAGCCGCGATCCGCTTGTCCGCCGCGGTACTGATACCGCGCCACGCGGACTCGGCCGCCTGCTGTTCCGCTTCCTTCTTGCTGCGCCCGACACCGGTGCCGTAAGAGGTCCCACCGACGCGCGCGGCGGCGGTGAAGGTCTTCTCGTGGTCCGGGCCGGTCTCGGTGACCAGGTATTCGGGCACCCCGAGACCTTCGGCGGCCGTGAGTTCCTGGAGACTGGTCTTCCAGTCCAGGCCGGCGCCGAGGTTCGAGGACCTGTCGATGAGCGGGTCGAAGAGCCGGTGAACCAGCTCCGAGGCCGCGTCGAGACCCTGGTCGAGGTAGACCGCGCCGATCACCGCTTCAAGGGTGTCGGCGAGGATGGAGGCCTTGTCCCGGCCACCCGTGCCCTCTTCACCCCGGCCGAGCCGGATGAAGGAGCCGAGTTCGAGGCCGCGGCTGACCTCCGCCAGTGCACGCGAGTTGACTACCGCGGCCCGCAGTTTGGCCAGTTGGCCTTCAGGCAGGTCGGGGTGGGTCGTGTACAGCGTGTCCGTGACCACCAGGCCCAGCACGGAGTCCCCGAGGAACTCCAGGCGTTCGTTGGTGGGCAGACCGCCGTTCTCGTACGCGTACGAGCGGTGGGTCAGCGCACGCACCAGAAGGGCGGACTCGAGTCGATACCCGAGCCGCCCTTCCAGAAGCACGTGGGACGAGGCCGCGTTGTTACTGACTGCCTGCTTCTCAGCGTTGGACAGCTCAGACATTGCGCCTCTCACCAGCCGCTCAGACCTCGAGGACCTGGCGCTTGTTGTAGGTGCCGCAGCTCGGGCACGCAATGTGCTGGAGCTTCGGCTCCTGGCAACGCTCACACGAAACCAGGGTGGGGACCGCAGCCTTCCACTGCGACCGGCGGTGGCGCGTGTTGCTGCGCGACATCTTCCGCTTCGGAACAGCCACGGCTACTTCTCCTGCTTCTCGGCGGCGCTCTGAACTCCGTCGGAGGCAGTGCCGCTCATATTGTCCTTCTCGACGCCCTGATCGGTGACGAGTCCCTGCAATGCCGCCCAACGGATGTCGACGGCGTCATGGTGGTGGTCCGGGTCGTCGTTCAGGCTGAGCCCGCAATCGGGGCACAGTCCGAGACAGTCCTCCCGGCACACCGGCTGCAGCGGCAGTGCGAGCACCACCACATCGCGCAGCACGGATTCGAGGTCGAACAAACCGTCCTCGAGAAAGAGCGTGTCCTCGTCGTCCTCGGCGTCGTCGGCCGGCTCCGCCTTGGAGCGGATCCGGTCGTCGGCGTCAGGGTACGAGAACATCTCCTGGAACTCCGCCTTGAGCTCGCGCTCGACGGCCTCCAGACACCTTACGCACTCCCCGGTCGCCCAGCCACGGACGGTGCCTGTGACAAGCACCCCTTCCATGACCGACTCCAGGCGGAGCTTGAGGTTCAGCGGGTTGCCCTGGGGCACTCCGATGACACCGGCGAGACCGAGGTCCGCCGGCGCAGCGATCTCACGGGACAGCCGCAGCATGGCACCAGGACGCCGACCCAGCTCGTGCGTGTCGAACACGAGGGGGTTGCGGTGGTCGAGGTGGGTGTTCAGGGCTGTTCCCGCTTTCACAAAATCACTGGAGACTGCTGAAAATCAAGGTTTCCGCCACTCAGGGGCAGCATGGATCGCGGTGCATACGCGCGACCGAAGAGCCAGGATACCCGCCGCTTCGCTCTGCGCCCAATCCAGGTCCGCGGCGAGCTCAGCGACCCTGTTCGTACTGGCGCAGCTGGTCCAGGTTGATCATGCTCGTGTCGAAGAAGCTGGTCTCGTCGAGCGCCGCCTGCTGGTCGTGCGTGCCCTGCTGGGGCTGCTGGTAGCCGCCGTAGGGGTCGGGCTGCTGCTGCTCGTACGAGACCGCGTAGGGGTCGGGCTGCTGCTGGACCTGCTGGTAGCCCGCGTACGGGTCCTGGTACGCGTAGGCGTCCTGCTGGACGGGCTGCTGGTAGGCATAGGCGTCGTACGTGGGCTGCGGCTCCGGCTGGGCCTGCGCCTGTGCGGGGATCAGCGGCGCCTGCGGCTCGGCCAGCCCCGCCAGGAAGTCCGCGTCGCTCGACGAGCGCGACTGCTGGTGGCCCGCCGCGTCCTGGGCGGCCATGTGCGCGCCGAGGTCGTCGGTGGCCACGCGGCCGAGGAGCTTCTGGCGGCCCCGGCCGACGGCCTCCAGGGTCTTGGAGAGCACTGCCTCGAAGGTCGCCAGCTTGGTGTCCACGTAGGCGTCGGCCTGCTCCCGCTGCGTCTGCGGGTCGTGGCTGCGCTCGGGCGCCTCGGCGTCCGGGTAGCCCTGGTCGTCCAGTCCGGGCCCGCGGCCGAGCAGCTTCTCGCGGCCCCGGTCCACCGAGCCGATGGTCTTGGTGAGCACGACCTCGAAGTTCGCGAGCTTGCTGTCGACGTAGTCGTCGGCCTCGGCCTTGACCTCGTCCGCCTCGCGGCGGGCCTCCGCCAGGATCCGGTCCGCCTCGTCCTGGGAGCGCCGCGCGACCTCGGTGTCGGAGATCAGCGAACCGCGCTGGGCGTGCGCCGACTCGATGATCCGGTCGGCCTCGCGGCGGGCCTCCTCGACCATCTGCTCCCGGCCGCCGATGAGCTCCTGGGCCTGTGCGAGCGAGCCCGGCAGCGCCTTGCGGACCTCTTCGAGCTGGGCGAGCAGCTCGGCGCGGTTGATCACGCAGGAGGCCGACATGGGCATGGACCGGGCGCTGCCGACGGCCGCGACGATCTCGTCGAGCTTCTTCTGCACGTCCATGGGTGCTCGCACTCTCTCGGCCCCGGGCGGTTCCCGAGACGGACGGGACGACTGTAAGGCCACCGGCCCGGGAGCCGACACCGGCTGACTCCCGGTCAGCGGGCGCCGGCGGGCGGGGTCAGCGCTCGGCCAGGCGCTCCAGCAGGGCGGCGTGCACGTGCGCGGGCAGCAGGTGGGCGACGTCGCCGCCCCAGGCCGCCACTTCCTTGACCAGGGAGGAGGACAGGAAGCTGTAGGTGGGGTTGGTCGGGACGAAGAGCGTCTCGACGCCCGACAGACCCATGTTCATCTGGGCCATCTGCAACTCGTAGTCGAAGTCGCTGACGGCGCGCAGGCCCTTGACGATGGCCGGGATCTCCCGCTGCTTGCAGAAGTCCACGAGGAGCCCGTGGAAGGACTCGACCACGATGTTGCCGTAGCCGGCGGTCGCCTCGCGGATCAGCTCGATCCGCTCCTCGACGGTGAAGAGTCCCTGCTTGGACTGGTTGATCATCACGGCGACGTGGACCACGTCGTAGAGCCGGGAGGCCCTGCCGATGATGTCGAGGTGTCCGTTGGTGATGGGGTCGAACGACCCCGGACAGACGGCGCGGCGCAACTGCATTCCCTCGTTCCCGGGTGCGGGCTTCATGACTCTTCGCTGATGGAGGCGGCGCGACCGTACCAAAGGGTGCCCTCGCCGTACTTCCTGGAGCGCAGCGGCTCGAAGCCGTCCGGCCACGGGAAGGCCCCGCTGCGGGTCCTGCGCTCCACGGTGACGAGGACGTCGTCGGTGAGCCAGCCATTGGACCGGAGTGTGAGGAGGATCTCGCACAGGTGGGCGTGCTCCACCTCGTACGGCGGGTCCAGGAAGACCACGTCGTACGGGTCCCCGTGCGCGGCGCCGGCCGCGATCTGCTCGGCCTTGCCGGACCGGTATTCGGCGCCGGGCAGGCCGACCGACGCGATGTTCTCCTTGATCGCCTTGGCGGCCTTGGCGTCGGGCTCGACCAGCAGCGCGTGGTCCGCGCCGCGGGAGAGCGCCTCCAGGCCGACGGCGCCGGAACCGGCGTAGAGGTCGAGGACGCGTGCTCCCTCGACTCCGTGCAGCGACTCCCAGGTGGAGAAGAGGCCTTCGCGCATCCGGTCCGAGGTCGGGCGGGTGCCGGTGCCGGGCGGTACGACGAGGCGTCGCCCGCCTGCGCTTCCGGCGATCACGCGGGTCATCTGGGGTCCTTCGGTGAGCGGGGCGGAGGATGGTGCAGGCCTCCAACGATAGGTCGTGCCCGTCACCCCTTCTCCAGGTACTGCTCCCGCTCGGTGTCCAGCAGGGCGTCCAGGGCGGTCCGCAGGCCCGGCAGCTCCGCGAGCTCGGGATCGGCGGCGACCACGCGGGTGGCCTCCTCCCGGGCCTGGGTGATGACCTCCTCGTCCTCGATCACGGCGAGCATCCGCAGTGAGGAGCGGACACCGGACTGGGCCTGGCCGAGCACATCGCCCTCGCGGCGCTGCTCCAGGTCGATGCGGGAGAGCTCGAAGCCGTCCAGGGTGGCGGCGACGGCCGCGAGCCGGGCGCGGGCGGGGCTGGCTTCGTGCATCTCGCTGACCAGCAGGCACAGGCCGGGGGCGGAGCCGCGGCCGACGCGGCCGCGGAGCTGGTGGAGCTGGGAGACGCCGAAGCGGTCCGCGTCCATGATGACCATGACGGTGGAGTTGGGGACGTTCACGCCGACCTCGATGACGGTGGTGGCGACCAGCACCTTGACCTCGCCCGCGGTGAAGCGGCGCATCACGTCGTCCTTGTCGGCGGGGTCCATCCGCCCGTGCAGCACCTCGACGGACAGTCCGGCGAGGGGGCCCCGGGTGAGCTGCTCGGCGATCTCCAGCACCGCGAGCGGGGGCCGCCTGTCACCGTCCTCCTCGGCCGCCGCCTTCTTCTTGGCGCCCTTGGCCCCCTTGGCGCCCTTGCCGTTCTCGTCCTCCCCGTCGCCGATGCGCGGGCAGACCACGTACGCCTGGTGCCCGTTCTCGACTTCCTCGCGGACCCGCTCCCAGGTCCGGGCCAGGAAGTGCGGCTTGTCCTTGGCGGGCACCACGTGGGTGGCGATCGGGGAGCGGCCGGCGGGGAGCTGGTCCAGTACGGAGGTCTCCAGATCGCCGAAGACGGTCATGGCCACCGTCCGCGGGATCGGGGTGGCGGTCATGACGAGCAGGTGCGGGGGCTGCTTGCCCTTGGAGCGCAGGGCGTCGCGCTGTTCCACGCCGAAGCGGTGCTGCTCGTCGACGACGACCAGGCCGAGGTCGTGGAACTGCACCTTGTCCTCGATCAGGGCGTGCGTGCCGATCACGAGGCCGGCCTCGCCGGTGATCAGGTCGAGCAGCGCCTGACGGCGGGCGGGCACCCCCATCGAGCCGGTGAGCAGGACCACTTTGGTCCCCCGGTCGGAGCCGCCGAGCATGCCTCCCTCGGCGAGCTCGCCCATCATCTCGGTGATGGACCGGTGGTGCTGCTGCGCGAGCACCTCGGTGGGGGCGAGCATGGCCGCCTGCCCGCCGGAGTCGACGACGGCGAGCATGGCCCGCAGGGCGACCATCGTCTTCCCGCTTCCGACCTCGCCCTGGAGGAGACGGTGCATGGGGTGGTCGGTGGCGAGGTCGTCGAAGATCTCCTTGGAGACGGTCTGCTGGCCTTCGGTGAGGGTGAAGGGGAGCTTGGCGTCGAAGGATTCGAGGAGGCCGCCGGGCGTGGGGCGGCGGGGTACGGCCGGGAGCTGGGAGTCGGCGTGCCGGCGGCGGGCCAGGGCGACCTGGAGGACGAAGGCCTCGTCCCACTTGAGGCGGCCGCGGGCATCCTCGATGTCGGCCTTGGTGACCGGGCGGTGGATCTTCAGCAGGGCCTCGGTGAGCGGGACCAGTCCGCGGTCCTCGCGCAGGGCCGGCGGCAGCGGGTCGACGACCTCCTGGGCCGTGGGGAGCACCGCGTCCACGCACTTGGCGATCTTCCAGGACTCCAGCTTCGCGCAGGCCGGGTAGATCGGGATGAGCTGGCTCGCGAAGGCGGCGGCCGCGTCCCGGTCGGAGGCGTCCGCGCCGAGGGGCTCGTAGGCGGGGTGGGCGAGCTGGAGCTTGTGGTTGAACATGCCGACCTTGCCCGCGAACATCGCGCGGCTGCCGGGCAGCAGTTCCTTGTGCGGTTTGTGGACGCCGGAGCCGAAGAAGACGAGCTGGAGCCGTCCGCTGCCGTCGGTGATGGTGACCTCGAGGCGCTTCCCGCCGCCCCGGCTGCCCTGGTACGTCAGCAGCCGCGCGTCGGCGACCTGCGCGACCACCGTGACGTGTTCGTCGATCTGGTCGGCGAGTTCGGCCAGCGAGGTCAGCTCGCCGCGCTCCGCGTACCGCCGGGGGTAGTGGTGGAGCAGGTCCAGGGCCGTGTGCAGGCCGAGCTGCTCGGCCAGCACCTTCGCGGTGGCGGGGCCGAGGGTCTTCTTGAG is a window encoding:
- the recG gene encoding ATP-dependent DNA helicase RecG, which translates into the protein MVCNEHVPALDEDLKKTLGPATAKVLAEQLGLHTALDLLHHYPRRYAERGELTSLAELADQIDEHVTVVAQVADARLLTYQGSRGGGKRLEVTITDGSGRLQLVFFGSGVHKPHKELLPGSRAMFAGKVGMFNHKLQLAHPAYEPLGADASDRDAAAAFASQLIPIYPACAKLESWKIAKCVDAVLPTAQEVVDPLPPALREDRGLVPLTEALLKIHRPVTKADIEDARGRLKWDEAFVLQVALARRRHADSQLPAVPRRPTPGGLLESFDAKLPFTLTEGQQTVSKEIFDDLATDHPMHRLLQGEVGSGKTMVALRAMLAVVDSGGQAAMLAPTEVLAQQHHRSITEMMGELAEGGMLGGSDRGTKVVLLTGSMGVPARRQALLDLITGEAGLVIGTHALIEDKVQFHDLGLVVVDEQHRFGVEQRDALRSKGKQPPHLLVMTATPIPRTVAMTVFGDLETSVLDQLPAGRSPIATHVVPAKDKPHFLARTWERVREEVENGHQAYVVCPRIGDGEDENGKGAKGAKGAKKKAAAEEDGDRRPPLAVLEIAEQLTRGPLAGLSVEVLHGRMDPADKDDVMRRFTAGEVKVLVATTVIEVGVNVPNSTVMVIMDADRFGVSQLHQLRGRVGRGSAPGLCLLVSEMHEASPARARLAAVAATLDGFELSRIDLEQRREGDVLGQAQSGVRSSLRMLAVIEDEEVITQAREEATRVVAADPELAELPGLRTALDALLDTEREQYLEKG